A single region of the Alteriqipengyuania flavescens genome encodes:
- a CDS encoding DUF1134 domain-containing protein codes for MAHSLKHMARSLALAAAAFGLAAGAPALAQGIATIDPDTMIDGDLAQPQTPPADGPDAPIITAQPVYEQDAPEDYADDYDDGGAEVDTSGGVATWSGEDFAQPAGASEAAAEAAADPADSQTYQSDDLIGAAEGLFGEGAEGVARLIEDLLKEQGEPNGYIVGREGGGAFIVGVRYGSGTLYHKVEGERKVYWTGPSVGFDAGANAGSTFVLVYNLFDTQDLFRRFPAGEGQAYLVGGMSVSYVRRGDIVLIPIRAGAGLRAGVNAGYLRFSEKQRWLPF; via the coding sequence ATGGCTCACTCGCTCAAGCACATGGCCCGGTCGCTGGCACTGGCGGCGGCGGCATTCGGCCTCGCGGCAGGTGCGCCCGCGCTCGCGCAGGGGATCGCGACGATCGATCCCGACACGATGATCGACGGCGACCTGGCTCAGCCGCAGACCCCGCCTGCCGACGGGCCGGATGCGCCCATCATCACCGCGCAGCCGGTGTACGAGCAGGACGCGCCCGAAGATTACGCCGATGATTACGACGACGGCGGGGCAGAAGTCGACACGTCCGGCGGCGTCGCCACATGGTCGGGCGAGGATTTCGCCCAGCCGGCCGGCGCATCGGAAGCGGCTGCCGAAGCCGCCGCCGATCCCGCCGACAGTCAGACCTACCAGTCCGACGATTTGATCGGCGCGGCGGAAGGCCTGTTCGGGGAGGGCGCGGAAGGTGTCGCCCGGCTAATCGAGGACCTGCTGAAGGAACAGGGCGAACCCAACGGCTACATCGTCGGCCGCGAAGGCGGCGGTGCGTTCATTGTCGGGGTACGCTACGGTTCCGGCACGCTGTACCACAAGGTCGAAGGCGAGCGGAAAGTCTACTGGACCGGGCCGTCGGTGGGCTTCGATGCCGGCGCGAATGCGGGCTCCACCTTCGTCCTCGTCTACAACCTGTTCGACACGCAGGACCTGTTCCGGCGCTTCCCCGCGGGCGAAGGACAGGCCTATCTCGTCGGCGGCATGTCGGTGTCCTACGTCCGGCGCGGCGACATCGTGCTGATCCCGATCCGCGCGGGCGCCGGGCTCAGGGCTGGGGTCAATGCGGGCTACCTGCGCTTTTCCGAAAAGCAGCGCTGGCTGCCCTTCTAG
- a CDS encoding DUF2946 family protein, with product MLAILALILLVSNVLPTGWMPDREPDGTLVVRICSQGLTEALRIRFEALAQARADHAMHGADEQSGDENQAASDPCPYGVVANAFAVPPASPPMAEPVEAIEADLLLLASNVDIGTGLSAPL from the coding sequence GTGCTTGCCATTCTCGCACTGATATTGCTGGTGTCCAACGTGTTACCCACAGGCTGGATGCCAGACCGGGAACCCGACGGCACGCTAGTCGTCCGCATCTGTTCGCAAGGATTGACCGAAGCACTGCGCATACGGTTCGAAGCGCTTGCTCAAGCTCGGGCCGACCATGCGATGCATGGTGCTGATGAGCAATCGGGCGACGAGAACCAAGCGGCCAGCGATCCATGCCCATACGGCGTCGTCGCGAACGCCTTCGCGGTCCCGCCAGCTTCTCCTCCGATGGCAGAACCCGTCGAAGCCATTGAAGCGGACCTGCTTCTCCTTGCATCGAATGTCGACATAGGGACGGGGCTGTCGGCACCGCTCTAG
- a CDS encoding radical SAM protein, which produces MWTYYPDLLATPVPRYTSFPTAAEFGEMPSDDYRQALSNVSGAVSLYLHIPFCEKICYYCGCNTGAAGRRCRLESYLDALHRDIESVAALLPAGTEISRVSLGGGSPNAIAPTDFVRLVDALTIQFGLTDPAYSIELDPRTMTRDWAEALCLVGVDRASLGVQTFARHCQERIGRVQSEDMIVQTTDWLREAGVTSLNYDLMYGLPGQTRDDLHDSLSRTRVLGADRIALFGYAHVPHIVPRQRAIDATGLPDQAERFAMAAEGYAYLVTHGYTPVGFDHFAIPGKDAVASAALSGQLKRNFQGFTDDQAPNLIGLGASAISAFPHLIVQNEKNSGRYRMRASAGNLATERGVHRSADDRLRGEIIEALLCRGEANVAPRLLAEVQPHLERFVDRGLAAVCGGSLQICPDGLPYARTISSLFDPYRRQSSRRFSSAV; this is translated from the coding sequence ATGTGGACATATTATCCTGACCTGCTCGCCACGCCGGTGCCGCGATACACCAGCTTCCCCACCGCAGCCGAATTCGGAGAAATGCCTTCCGACGACTATCGGCAGGCACTTTCGAATGTCTCCGGCGCTGTCTCGCTCTACCTGCACATCCCATTCTGCGAAAAAATCTGCTACTATTGCGGGTGCAACACCGGGGCTGCGGGCCGGCGGTGCAGGTTGGAATCCTATCTCGACGCCCTGCATCGTGACATCGAGAGCGTGGCCGCCTTGTTGCCTGCCGGAACCGAAATCAGTCGGGTTTCCCTCGGCGGAGGCAGTCCAAATGCCATCGCGCCGACGGATTTCGTGCGATTGGTCGATGCCCTGACAATCCAATTCGGCCTGACCGACCCGGCCTATTCCATCGAACTGGATCCGCGGACCATGACCCGTGACTGGGCCGAAGCATTGTGCCTGGTTGGTGTGGATCGCGCGAGTCTGGGCGTGCAGACCTTCGCTAGGCACTGCCAGGAGCGTATCGGACGCGTCCAGTCGGAAGATATGATCGTGCAGACCACCGACTGGTTGCGCGAGGCCGGTGTGACCTCGCTCAACTACGACCTGATGTACGGTCTTCCTGGGCAAACCCGCGACGATTTGCATGACAGCCTCAGCCGTACCCGGGTCCTGGGTGCAGACCGGATCGCTCTTTTTGGCTACGCCCATGTCCCGCATATCGTGCCACGGCAACGCGCCATCGATGCGACCGGCCTGCCCGATCAGGCAGAGCGCTTCGCAATGGCGGCTGAAGGATACGCTTATCTTGTGACGCACGGATACACGCCCGTCGGCTTCGATCATTTCGCAATACCCGGAAAGGATGCCGTCGCGAGTGCCGCCCTGTCAGGTCAATTGAAACGAAATTTTCAAGGTTTCACCGATGATCAAGCGCCCAATCTGATTGGTCTGGGTGCGTCGGCCATCAGCGCGTTTCCGCATCTGATCGTCCAGAACGAGAAGAACAGCGGTCGTTACAGAATGCGCGCAAGTGCGGGCAACCTCGCTACCGAGCGCGGTGTTCACCGCTCCGCCGATGATCGTCTTCGTGGAGAAATCATCGAGGCATTGCTTTGCCGTGGAGAAGCCAACGTCGCGCCTAGGCTGCTCGCCGAAGTGCAACCTCATCTTGAACGGTTCGTCGATCGAGGCCTCGCTGCGGTTTGTGGAGGCAGTCTTCAAATTTGCCCTGACGGCCTGCCTTATGCCCGGACAATATCCTCTCTATTCGATCCATATCGCCGACAATCATCGCGCCGCTTCAGCTCTGCGGTCTAA
- the ccoS gene encoding cbb3-type cytochrome oxidase assembly protein CcoS has translation MSVLLYLIPIALGMGGIGLAVFFWAMRDGQFEDLDGAANRILIDDENDAS, from the coding sequence ATGAGCGTCCTGTTATATCTTATTCCCATCGCGCTGGGCATGGGCGGGATCGGGCTTGCCGTCTTCTTCTGGGCGATGCGCGACGGCCAGTTCGAAGATCTCGACGGCGCAGCGAACCGCATCCTTATTGATGACGAGAATGACGCTTCGTGA
- a CDS encoding heavy metal translocating P-type ATPase — protein MNAPAAIDVAAHGQLTDTRLTVPGMRCAGCIAKIERGLGGVDGIASARVNFSAKRVAVRHDKGISEQDLVVRLQNLGFEAQAIASNPLARDDRETQTLLRALAVAGFGMMNIMLLSVSVWSGAGGVTRELFHWLSALIAIPVVAYSGRPFFSSAAMALRYRRTNMDVPISIGVVLATGLSIYETLMGGEHAYFDSAVMLLFFLLAGRALDDTMRNKTRSGIGALLSRMGRSAGVVQPDGTIVRMDADELKPGMLMLLAAGEALPADGVVEKGTASIDNSMLTGESAPEAVGHGALVHAGAINLLHPIHVRVTATGSDTAIAEIARLMDEAGQSRSRYVRIADRASRLYAPAVHSLALLAFVGWMLAGAGWHQSLVIAIAVLIITCPCAMGLAVPAAQIVASGALIRKGLLVKDGSALERLAEVDAVVFDKTGTLTLGDMRADVAALDSEQQSIALALAQASLHPVSVGLAKTLSERGQGPADVVHIEEVSGQGIKGSFSGRSVALRRPRQRSGTTSVDLQIGEETTSIDFADELRPDAGETVTRLQAMGLSATMLSGDAEQAVSDVALELGISGRGGVDPAGKLRALDAMKAKGRRPLMVGDGLNDGPALAAAHASIAPGTASDASQQAADAVFIGERLKPVALAVQVARRTMAIVRQNFGFAIGYNILAVPLALAGFVTPLIAAIAMSLSSLVVVGNSLRLARAAEGDV, from the coding sequence ATGAACGCGCCCGCCGCCATCGACGTCGCCGCGCATGGGCAGTTGACCGATACCCGGCTGACGGTTCCCGGCATGCGCTGTGCCGGCTGCATTGCGAAGATCGAGCGGGGTCTCGGCGGGGTGGATGGTATCGCCTCGGCTCGCGTCAACTTCTCTGCCAAGCGCGTGGCGGTCCGGCATGACAAGGGCATTTCCGAACAAGATCTCGTCGTTCGGCTGCAAAACCTCGGTTTCGAAGCCCAGGCGATAGCCTCCAATCCGCTGGCGAGAGACGACCGAGAAACGCAAACCCTGTTGCGGGCCCTTGCGGTGGCGGGCTTCGGCATGATGAACATCATGCTGCTATCGGTGAGTGTCTGGTCGGGGGCTGGAGGCGTTACGCGTGAACTGTTCCACTGGCTTTCGGCTCTGATCGCGATACCCGTGGTGGCCTATTCGGGGCGCCCGTTCTTTTCGTCTGCTGCGATGGCATTGCGCTATCGCCGCACGAATATGGATGTGCCGATATCAATCGGTGTGGTCCTCGCAACGGGTCTTAGCATCTACGAAACGTTGATGGGCGGGGAACACGCCTATTTCGACAGCGCGGTGATGTTGCTGTTCTTCCTGCTCGCCGGCCGGGCGCTTGATGACACGATGCGTAACAAGACCCGCTCGGGGATTGGTGCGCTGTTAAGCCGGATGGGACGCAGCGCAGGAGTCGTCCAGCCTGACGGGACCATCGTCCGTATGGACGCTGACGAACTGAAGCCTGGCATGCTGATGCTGCTGGCGGCAGGCGAAGCTCTCCCCGCTGATGGCGTGGTCGAAAAGGGGACCGCATCCATCGACAATTCGATGCTAACCGGTGAAAGTGCGCCGGAAGCGGTCGGGCATGGAGCACTTGTGCATGCCGGGGCGATCAATCTGCTTCACCCGATACATGTTCGGGTGACCGCGACCGGAAGCGACACCGCAATCGCTGAAATCGCCCGCCTGATGGACGAAGCGGGGCAATCGCGCAGCCGATATGTTCGGATTGCCGATCGCGCTTCGCGTCTTTACGCGCCAGCCGTCCATTCCCTTGCACTCCTGGCCTTTGTCGGCTGGATGTTAGCTGGTGCTGGTTGGCACCAATCGCTCGTCATCGCCATTGCGGTGCTGATCATTACCTGTCCGTGCGCGATGGGCCTGGCGGTACCAGCGGCCCAGATCGTTGCCTCCGGGGCGTTGATCCGCAAAGGCTTGCTGGTGAAGGACGGAAGCGCACTGGAGCGCTTGGCAGAAGTCGACGCGGTTGTCTTCGACAAGACCGGCACTCTTACTCTTGGCGACATGCGCGCTGACGTTGCCGCGCTTGATAGCGAGCAACAGTCCATCGCTCTAGCTCTCGCTCAAGCCAGTCTCCATCCTGTCAGCGTGGGCCTTGCGAAAACGCTCAGCGAACGCGGTCAAGGGCCCGCGGACGTCGTCCATATCGAAGAAGTTTCCGGTCAGGGGATCAAGGGTTCCTTTTCGGGACGAAGCGTCGCCTTGCGAAGGCCACGGCAAAGATCCGGCACCACTAGCGTAGATCTGCAGATCGGCGAGGAAACGACGTCGATTGATTTCGCCGATGAATTGCGCCCCGATGCGGGCGAAACCGTGACCCGCTTGCAGGCCATGGGGCTAAGCGCCACTATGTTGTCTGGCGATGCGGAGCAGGCCGTAAGCGACGTGGCCTTGGAACTGGGTATCTCTGGACGGGGCGGAGTGGATCCCGCAGGAAAACTTCGCGCGCTTGATGCGATGAAGGCCAAGGGCCGGCGGCCGCTGATGGTTGGCGACGGGTTGAACGATGGTCCGGCCCTTGCCGCAGCCCATGCCAGCATCGCACCAGGCACGGCCAGCGATGCCAGTCAACAGGCGGCGGATGCGGTTTTTATCGGGGAGCGACTGAAGCCTGTGGCACTCGCAGTCCAGGTTGCTCGCCGGACGATGGCGATCGTCCGTCAGAATTTCGGTTTCGCAATCGGATACAATATTCTCGCCGTGCCACTGGCGCTGGCGGGGTTCGTTACGCCCCTGATCGCTGCGATAGCGATGTCGTTGAGCTCGCTCGTTGTCGTTGGCAACTCGCTGCGTCTCGCCCGGGCAGCGGAAGGTGACGTATGA
- a CDS encoding FixH family protein, whose product MRRELKGRHIAVIFISGFSIVMAVNFYMAALATQGFGGVVVENSYVASQKFNGWLEKAREQDELGWTAEVSRSPDGKLQVAVTDAPVDLQVSVQLRRPLGRPEAMDLVLRSLEGSAFTSDEPIPSGRWIARVSMRSANDRWTRESRLE is encoded by the coding sequence ATGCGCCGCGAACTTAAAGGCCGGCATATCGCCGTAATCTTTATCAGTGGCTTCAGCATCGTGATGGCCGTGAATTTCTATATGGCGGCCTTGGCGACGCAAGGTTTCGGCGGAGTAGTTGTCGAAAATTCCTACGTCGCGAGCCAGAAGTTCAACGGCTGGCTCGAAAAGGCCCGGGAACAAGATGAACTTGGCTGGACTGCCGAAGTTTCGCGCAGTCCCGACGGTAAACTGCAGGTGGCGGTAACCGACGCCCCAGTCGACCTACAAGTGTCGGTACAATTGAGGAGGCCGCTCGGCCGTCCGGAAGCGATGGACCTGGTCTTGCGTTCTCTGGAAGGCAGTGCATTCACCTCCGACGAGCCAATTCCTTCGGGCCGCTGGATCGCGCGGGTGTCCATGCGTTCTGCCAACGATCGCTGGACAAGGGAATCGAGGCTGGAATGA
- the ccoG gene encoding cytochrome c oxidase accessory protein CcoG, whose product MSNPDGQKSGGDRDWSVVVEDGIAKSNEPVSSAVAEPAATTRRHEPHEPPRQPLPEKLYKPREPVHNKRVRGPFRTFKWLVMLVTLGIYYVTPWIRWDRGPYAPDQAVLVDMANRRFYMFGIEIWPHEFYFVAGLLIMAGIGLFLVTSAVGRAWCGYACPQTVWTDLFQHVDRLIDGDRNARIRLDRAPWTWGKVFRRGFKWTIYALIGLVTGGAWILYFADAPTLFRDFFAGEAAPVAYITVAVLTLTTVTLGGFMREQVCIYMCPWPRIQTAMLDEKSLIVTYKDWRGEPRGSVKKAKKEPEKFGDCIDCTQCVQVCPTGIDIREGPQVGCITCALCIDACDKVMADIGRPRGLIDYATLEDCEREANGAEPRSPWRTLLRPRTIAYFLIWGSIGLAMLFALGVRSHTDLTVSPDRNPPFMLMSDGSVRNSFTLKLRNMESRPRDMEISIEGLPGAVMWSDTINRRDAAATQVVTVPADQTRAVRAYVMVPEGTETRDFTFRITSQDEQGETDAVKTRFSAPGDS is encoded by the coding sequence ATGAGCAACCCTGACGGACAAAAGTCCGGCGGCGATCGCGACTGGTCTGTCGTTGTCGAAGATGGAATTGCCAAGAGCAACGAACCTGTCTCCAGCGCGGTAGCCGAACCCGCAGCGACGACCCGGCGGCACGAACCGCACGAACCGCCCCGGCAGCCTTTGCCGGAGAAGCTCTACAAACCGCGTGAGCCGGTTCACAACAAGCGCGTACGCGGGCCATTCCGCACGTTCAAATGGCTGGTGATGCTGGTAACGCTCGGCATCTATTATGTGACCCCCTGGATACGCTGGGATCGCGGCCCCTACGCACCCGATCAGGCCGTGCTGGTCGACATGGCCAATCGTCGTTTCTACATGTTCGGTATCGAGATATGGCCGCACGAGTTTTACTTCGTCGCCGGTCTGCTCATCATGGCGGGTATAGGTCTTTTCCTCGTGACCAGCGCCGTGGGCCGTGCGTGGTGCGGCTATGCCTGCCCGCAAACCGTGTGGACCGACCTATTCCAGCACGTAGACCGGCTGATCGACGGTGACCGAAATGCCCGCATCCGCCTTGATCGTGCCCCCTGGACATGGGGCAAGGTATTCCGACGCGGATTCAAATGGACAATTTACGCGCTCATCGGGTTGGTGACCGGTGGCGCCTGGATATTGTACTTCGCCGACGCGCCTACATTGTTCCGGGACTTTTTCGCAGGCGAGGCAGCGCCAGTCGCTTACATAACCGTCGCCGTTCTTACCCTCACGACCGTGACGCTGGGCGGGTTCATGCGCGAGCAGGTCTGCATCTACATGTGCCCGTGGCCGCGCATCCAGACCGCCATGCTCGACGAGAAGTCGCTTATTGTCACCTACAAGGACTGGCGCGGCGAACCCCGCGGCAGTGTGAAGAAAGCCAAGAAAGAGCCGGAAAAGTTCGGGGACTGCATAGATTGCACCCAATGCGTGCAGGTTTGCCCGACCGGCATCGATATCCGGGAAGGGCCACAAGTCGGCTGCATAACCTGCGCTCTTTGCATCGATGCATGCGACAAAGTCATGGCCGATATCGGGCGACCGCGCGGATTGATTGATTATGCGACGCTCGAAGATTGCGAGCGCGAAGCCAATGGCGCAGAGCCGCGCTCGCCCTGGCGCACGTTGTTGCGACCGCGAACCATTGCCTACTTCCTGATCTGGGGCAGCATCGGCCTTGCAATGCTCTTTGCACTCGGGGTGCGCAGTCACACGGACCTGACCGTGTCCCCTGATCGCAATCCACCCTTCATGCTCATGAGCGATGGATCCGTGCGCAATTCCTTCACGTTGAAACTGCGCAATATGGAAAGCCGGCCGCGTGATATGGAAATTTCGATCGAAGGTCTGCCGGGCGCAGTGATGTGGTCCGATACAATCAATCGGCGCGATGCCGCAGCGACACAGGTCGTAACAGTTCCCGCGGACCAGACGCGGGCGGTTCGCGCTTACGTGATGGTACCCGAGGGCACAGAGACCCGCGATTTCACCTTCCGCATCACATCGCAGGACGAGCAAGGCGAAACGGATGCTGTCAAAACCCGCTTTTCTGCGCCCGGCGATAGTTGA
- the ccoP gene encoding cytochrome-c oxidase, cbb3-type subunit III has product MANEGPNKRVDQPTGTEFVGHEWDGIEELDTPMPRWWVWTFYLTIIFALGYMIAYPAWPMFEKATEGVLGWSSRGQLAEDIDAADQARVSVREALARIPIERLPDDSALMQQAVAGGAAAFRVNCVQCHGSGAAGSQELGYPNLNDDDWLWGGDLRAIEYTLVHGIRQAGDDQTRASQMPPFEGAFDSNQMDALVSHVLSLSGKGQSTPLGAQTFSDNCAACHGSSGEGNRELGAPRLNDAIWLRGSSREAITRQILNPRMGMMPKWEGRLDPVTIKMLAAYVHSLGGGEDFLEVAEDPEAEVDEQP; this is encoded by the coding sequence ATGGCGAATGAAGGCCCGAACAAGCGGGTGGATCAGCCGACTGGAACCGAGTTTGTCGGGCATGAGTGGGACGGCATCGAAGAACTCGACACGCCCATGCCCCGCTGGTGGGTATGGACTTTCTATCTCACGATCATATTCGCCTTGGGTTACATGATTGCCTACCCCGCATGGCCGATGTTCGAGAAAGCGACCGAAGGCGTCCTTGGGTGGTCGAGCCGGGGCCAGTTGGCGGAAGACATCGACGCCGCTGACCAAGCGCGCGTTTCGGTGCGCGAGGCGCTTGCTCGCATTCCCATCGAGCGTTTGCCTGATGACAGTGCGCTTATGCAGCAGGCAGTCGCGGGAGGTGCAGCTGCGTTTCGCGTCAATTGCGTTCAATGTCACGGTTCCGGGGCTGCCGGTAGTCAGGAGCTCGGCTATCCGAACCTCAATGACGACGACTGGCTTTGGGGTGGTGACCTCAGAGCGATCGAGTACACCCTTGTTCACGGCATTCGTCAGGCAGGCGACGATCAAACGCGTGCGAGTCAGATGCCTCCGTTCGAGGGGGCTTTCGACAGCAATCAGATGGACGCTCTCGTTTCCCATGTCCTTTCGCTGAGCGGTAAGGGGCAATCGACCCCTCTCGGGGCGCAGACATTTTCCGATAACTGTGCCGCCTGTCACGGTTCCAGCGGTGAGGGCAATCGCGAGCTAGGAGCGCCGCGGCTCAACGATGCGATCTGGCTTCGCGGAAGTAGCCGGGAAGCAATCACGCGACAGATACTGAATCCGCGCATGGGAATGATGCCGAAATGGGAGGGGCGCCTTGATCCGGTGACTATCAAGATGCTGGCCGCCTACGTTCATTCTCTCGGAGGTGGCGAAGACTTCTTGGAAGTTGCCGAGGATCCCGAGGCCGAAGTCGATGAGCAACCCTGA
- a CDS encoding cbb3-type cytochrome oxidase subunit 3 gives MYEFLREFSVSYGLVAMMIVFVALCLWPFRPGAQKHNHQAAQSIFEDEAHGE, from the coding sequence ATGTACGAATTCCTTCGCGAGTTTTCTGTCAGTTATGGACTGGTGGCGATGATGATCGTTTTCGTCGCGCTATGTCTGTGGCCGTTCCGGCCAGGTGCTCAAAAGCACAACCACCAGGCCGCACAATCGATTTTCGAGGACGAAGCTCATGGCGAATGA
- the ccoO gene encoding cytochrome-c oxidase, cbb3-type subunit II: MGLAERHKKLERNITLLAVGTFITVAIGGIVEIAPLFWIDNTIEEVEGMRPYTPLEQAGRDIYVREGCYSCHSQMVRPFRDEVERYGHYSLAAESMYDHPFQWGSKRTGPDLARVGGRYSDEWHVQHLQDPQSVVPESIMPQYGFLAETNLEMGDPGAHLGALRRVGVPYTDEDIAQAMADLILQADPDADGDVEDFIQRYPKAQVRDFDGDPDRITEMDALVAYLQMLGTLVDFDSAAAQEELAQEKGR; this comes from the coding sequence ATGGGCCTGGCCGAACGCCATAAGAAACTGGAACGCAACATCACCCTGTTGGCGGTGGGAACTTTCATCACCGTCGCCATCGGGGGGATCGTCGAAATCGCTCCTCTGTTCTGGATCGACAACACGATCGAGGAAGTCGAAGGCATGCGGCCTTACACTCCCTTGGAACAGGCAGGCCGTGACATTTACGTGCGCGAGGGGTGCTATTCCTGCCATAGCCAGATGGTGCGTCCCTTCCGCGATGAGGTCGAACGTTACGGGCACTACAGCCTGGCGGCCGAAAGCATGTACGATCACCCGTTCCAATGGGGTTCGAAACGTACTGGACCGGACCTCGCGCGAGTTGGCGGCCGCTATTCCGATGAATGGCACGTTCAGCACTTGCAGGATCCGCAGAGCGTGGTGCCTGAGAGCATAATGCCGCAATATGGCTTCCTGGCCGAGACCAATCTCGAAATGGGTGATCCCGGTGCTCATTTGGGTGCCCTGCGTCGGGTTGGCGTCCCATACACCGACGAAGATATCGCGCAGGCTATGGCCGATCTGATTCTGCAGGCCGATCCGGATGCGGACGGCGATGTCGAAGATTTTATCCAGCGCTACCCGAAGGCGCAGGTGCGTGACTTCGACGGCGATCCCGACCGCATTACGGAAATGGATGCGCTGGTGGCTTACCTACAGATGCTGGGAACCCTCGTCGATTTCGACAGTGCCGCCGCGCAGGAAGAGCTCGCACAAGAGAAGGGCCGCTAA
- the ccoN gene encoding cytochrome-c oxidase, cbb3-type subunit I produces MQAEAALGRTGLWFFVMLLSIVVVATAADSGFAAHATIIAIVAFALMLMSAARFDPVSNGRTFFKMPDGPSRYDDDVVRWGAIATMFWGMAGLAAGLFIALQLAFPQLNFEPYFNFGRVRPLHTSAVIFAFGGNALIATSFYVVQRTCRTQLAFPSLARFVFWGYQLFIVLAATGYLLGITQSREYAEPEWYVDLWLTIVWVAYFAVFVGTIIRRHEPHIYVANWFYLAFIVTIAMLHIVNNLAVPVSFLGSRSYSAFAGVQDALTQWWYGHNAVGFFLTAGFLAMMYYFVPKQAERPVYSYRLSIIHFWSLIFLYIWAGPHHLHYTALPDWAQTLGMVFSVMLWMPSWGGMINGLMTLNGAWDKVRTDPIIRMMVMALAFYGMSTFEGPMLSIKSVNSLSHYTDWTIGHVHSGALGWNGMITFAAMYYLFPRLWKRERMYSLRMINWHFWLATIGIVFYASSMWVAGITQGLMWREYGPDGYLVNSFADTVAALHPMYIMRAFGGLLYLSGAAIMSYNVWMTLAGKLRDEAPMTDTPHNEAADRPIVTPQPNAVPAE; encoded by the coding sequence ATGCAGGCTGAAGCTGCACTAGGCCGGACGGGGCTGTGGTTTTTCGTAATGTTGCTTTCGATCGTTGTTGTTGCAACAGCGGCTGATAGTGGTTTCGCAGCCCATGCGACCATAATCGCCATCGTGGCGTTCGCGCTGATGTTGATGAGCGCGGCGCGGTTTGATCCGGTCAGTAATGGCCGCACATTCTTCAAGATGCCCGACGGCCCTTCGCGGTATGATGACGATGTCGTGCGTTGGGGCGCGATTGCCACGATGTTCTGGGGCATGGCCGGGTTGGCGGCTGGACTTTTCATCGCGTTGCAACTCGCTTTCCCCCAGTTGAACTTCGAACCCTATTTCAACTTCGGGCGAGTGAGGCCGCTGCACACCAGTGCGGTCATATTCGCATTCGGAGGCAATGCCCTGATTGCAACGAGCTTTTATGTGGTTCAGCGCACCTGCCGCACCCAGCTCGCCTTCCCGTCGCTCGCGCGGTTCGTCTTCTGGGGCTACCAGCTTTTCATCGTGCTCGCTGCAACCGGCTACTTGCTGGGTATCACGCAAAGCCGCGAATATGCAGAGCCGGAATGGTATGTCGATCTGTGGCTGACGATCGTCTGGGTTGCTTATTTCGCTGTCTTCGTCGGCACCATTATTCGCCGTCACGAACCGCACATTTACGTCGCCAACTGGTTCTACCTGGCGTTCATCGTCACGATCGCGATGCTTCACATCGTCAACAATCTGGCAGTCCCGGTCAGCTTCCTTGGGTCGCGCAGCTATAGCGCGTTTGCGGGGGTGCAGGATGCGCTGACGCAGTGGTGGTATGGACACAACGCGGTCGGTTTTTTCCTGACCGCGGGATTCCTCGCGATGATGTATTACTTCGTGCCGAAGCAGGCTGAGCGGCCGGTTTATTCCTATCGCTTGTCGATCATCCACTTCTGGTCGCTGATCTTCCTCTACATCTGGGCGGGGCCCCACCACCTGCACTACACCGCTTTGCCGGACTGGGCGCAGACCCTGGGCATGGTCTTCTCGGTAATGCTCTGGATGCCGAGCTGGGGCGGCATGATCAACGGCCTGATGACCCTGAACGGGGCTTGGGACAAGGTGCGAACCGATCCGATCATACGCATGATGGTGATGGCGCTCGCCTTTTACGGAATGAGTACTTTCGAAGGCCCGATGCTTTCGATCAAGAGCGTAAACAGCCTCTCGCACTACACCGACTGGACCATCGGCCACGTCCACTCGGGCGCGCTCGGCTGGAATGGCATGATCACCTTTGCGGCCATGTATTATCTGTTCCCCCGCCTTTGGAAGCGCGAGCGGATGTATTCGCTGCGCATGATCAACTGGCACTTCTGGCTCGCGACGATCGGAATTGTTTTCTACGCGTCCAGCATGTGGGTGGCCGGCATCACCCAGGGCCTGATGTGGCGCGAATACGGGCCCGACGGATATCTGGTGAACAGCTTCGCCGATACGGTCGCGGCACTTCATCCGATGTATATCATGCGGGCGTTCGGCGGTCTCCTCTACCTCTCGGGGGCAGCAATCATGAGCTACAATGTGTGGATGACGCTCGCAGGCAAACTGCGGGATGAAGCACCGATGACGGATACGCCGCATAACGAGGCGGCGGACCGGCCGATCGTCACCCCCCAACCTAATGCCGTTCCGGCAGAATAA